A stretch of the Phycodurus eques isolate BA_2022a chromosome 15, UOR_Pequ_1.1, whole genome shotgun sequence genome encodes the following:
- the cdk5rap2 gene encoding CDK5 regulatory subunit-associated protein 2 isoform X3, whose amino-acid sequence MKDSCRVCSGRLVGNQCRWIFSSAAKRKLQIILSHVLGREVTRDGRGEFLCGKCVFQLEKVIQCDVNLSQLQEQHNSQVQKIQAEKAHLIQCIIHVYSKHNLDLEKSDEDSVRSKTSLRLSGAASFDDEATSLLLDDAQSAREGISSHRMRRCVSLDRLVSKGVFPGRSGLKKWRVGSAVGLDRPMKSCGLRASRGCSQSMYLDLVHYKGTFPRHGFKGRSASLQSLNRDFDSPEATPRKTKVREAKTFVLRNVATDDPMGKAQAKALLRSSSRQPSMISDLIQLLRCISKQGVSVPAGSRIPVLKRFSTGHSHACNKRVRREAKWKSLHDLTEEFDDQYTPATAESELHRLESINKQLNEELIQAKSTHENLTKTLEETESESKTLSVRLDERENELHREKKNGLKRDKTIQGLMQVLKEKEKEIAELCHEIEDRDDALAKARETAHKVQMQKYQGTEEHQTLLMAKQTELVQLQGEHHAKVLEAQKLQRALDRREQELSDLQRAKEQLEVELEDLQQQKKKGDKAVNDLNNQLKKLSSEIGERESFLEQHYQELLHQTQRKVQAHEVTIQRLTSTLADKEQQLQEYINMVRDIEEKKSPLGNDSMLAKLRQRLKEKEKALEQALDERFVAIEEKDNEIHQLQLSLREKERDLERLNSLLSRNEETINSFDSLIKEKDVELQHLANTLKNLQRAKQDVEDNLNRSLREKDAIISQLQLSLDGKTKDLEEMSESVPSKSQSYDLAEQMGQRLKVKEAMLAEAMNARERLVADNEAAVEGLLATINSKDQLIKESAEHYNRMLSERSKEIQELRRQLSDRQQQLTAAERQCSTAAQKDSLETAKLRELLAEKDSIIDRLLQRAEETEYDKEPDYVLDLRQTIQIMQEKLDGQEAELSRRNSDESVESIPLSKKTVVILKKELAQKTEALNKAVKRENELKMSLVELQSLLSELEGRSEGQAANIESLVATLETKDEIIHDLQQRLCQPGDTQGDRAQDRVIGSSMDRLPSGLPQRERTMIGGDSQQEALPSLVALQQEHKALNKALRAEQQLYSSLVRTVKEQDSAQRLHALQLELTAVQLLRQQLEDGIKANEELRDDLERELDRAKVREGVSVVDPKELESVQHQLEDAQRWNASLQARFGAIQNRGGGVGGANDCGDSLSFAGDQTSYMSICVGEGHDDRSHQELKQKVLELQDCVKRLQAINKEEKNPASGHPWKQQPDTTRITEVPPVDDQTRRSQDQASQTDISLGQSPVDESVDSGLGQSREHAQCAAAETDSVNCLLTDSGATSLLQLREEVVRLKAENVQLRGLLKEQKSSESKEKESTDASGNSSDGQAELRRSRETLRAQTKDKEEEGAKDRGTLVTTEGVGTLQAGHHSKITNHRAGLRSRLPVPVRPRAEACSDTHSEPCKADAAQHLHTDSDQKSFGDSTASSQPSAGPSSSHGHAHDSSYPATRTPDDTQAHAALFAQLELLHQECQDKEALINKLGEQLVDWEELHAQLRDKEHLNSQYVVALKAAESTIAYLTACSLDSQGGSGPGAGSASVTCNSTHLDLQKVLHEKEVISKQLTQHLNLAEKHISSPDSQEKRAEFADLRLKIEAVNASSNEQRSLAVFGGPEGLVQNDSLQGRPRQRNSTQTASESLTEKELKDQRSTSESSNLVSNKGMTKVLAKCLSLVESVIASLAAVCTNNSSFTNPELQEHLDNLQRALQNRQELEHLTQATQPSSHSEELLNSELHRNLRLLSKVLADHSQRICELQATLQEERARREESEAHAALSDAKGLAPNVQAQLETLHKALREKKKACKNLEEKLATAQSTPSPNNTTRKAVEQDDKSVQVDLQDLGYETTGKSENDREESSSTVFKESLFYYPHPSTDPDLEIGVKASGSASSLPLLLSQEQAHFSSTEHLDSTSSTPYPSSPTLSSAKISLKSLQTYEEYGLSEDPLQLQAQVRELKIQLESQTKLVSQMQSLVRRNSINLVAGHRSDQSTNRDGTQGRHPRPSREQMRENEGDGKDQSIRSEASEAAGKKGMKEQLQHSRSRSTSPASLDSLVQSQARELSQLRQQIKESRRLGSLQRRQMGELSRAFQELLQSSQVDCYMGEVVKGQLDKTLSILDRLEGRLDKGETHQDNEDVASLDRSRRLAKELQEKNRLIQSLQSQVRGQSPSSPHSSHSDGHPSDGAASSCYGSPPVQGGGTEAAGVSGDQEAGGRLLGLQRENGLLHERLRSSEHLNGSLRSELELHLSVMAHQQDRDSLTQATKRAEGGGSAAIASAEARAVDSDLLAEHLEEIRALRRRLEESISTNDRLREQLERRLAEVEKDTATNIFIHGNEDQAQLVNEVRFLWGQNQDLKEQLQQESKDKQRERERLRDNLARRTAKLEQSRQESDVLRQENARLRDKLDLGGRENARLLRSLRASEDRLRSLQCEAKLLRQQVTDSQRLLQSLRVELQVHEKMETATQGQTGSTTQDPARPPSGTPDLSELLSEIRRLRLQLERSIRANTTLRQRLEEQLWRGAGHSETINVNYLLSSADEGSGPPGREGADVLVHGDGANGNRARCEVGGDGGGSSSSGESVTAAPYRLVPGHRLWANRNGRHILALVEDYSALRRHISEGCKLSRGMDVRLHQCFNSKVMDEESVKLLSGDVSTVQQVLDEAARLLKLVWRVSLPAGGAGAGGNNQQDDLKKEISRLKSRLSQQERMLSGAVKRLRTTNQLKEGMERVIVDQLSLTHGVLKKARGNLEKNHCYLFGPQGPTGGQGGACKWPIGGVDVYTSDEQ is encoded by the exons ATGAAGGACTCGTGTCGCGTGTGCAGCGGTCGTCTGGTTGGCAACCAGTGTCGCTGGATCTTCAGCTCAGCCGCAAAGAGGAAGCTACAGATCATTTTGTCACACGTGCTCGGACGGGAGGTGACTCGCGACGGCCGCGGGGAGTTCCTCTGTGGAAAATGTGTATTCCAGCTGGAGAAGGTGATACAGTGCGACGTGAACCTCAGCCAGCTGCAGGAACAGCACAACAGCCAGGTGCAAAAAATACAAGCGGAGAAAGCGCACCTGATCCAGTGCATCATCCACGTCTACAGTAAACACAATCTCGACTTGGAAAAGAGCGACGAGGACAGTGTCCGCTCAAAGACTTCACTAAGATTATCCGGGGCAGCCAGTTTTGACGATGAGGCCACCAGTCTGCTGCTCGATGACGCGCAATCGGCGAGGGAGGGCATTAGTAGTCACCGCATGAGGAGATGTGTGAGTCTGGATAGACTCGTGAGTAAAGGAGTCTTCCCGGGACGTTCAGGCCTCAAGAAATGGAGGGTAGGGTCTGCTGTGGGGCTGGACAGACCAATGAAGAGCTGTGGTTTGCGGGCCTCGCGGGGATGCTCTCAGAGCATGTACCTGGACCTGGTCCACTACAAGGGGACCTTTCCTAGACACGGATTCAAAGGCCGCTCCGCATCGCTGCAGTCCCTCAATCGAGACTTTGACTCTCCAGAAGCCACGCCACGTAAGACAAAAGTCCGAGAAGCTAAGACATTTGTCCTCAGAAACGTTGCCACCGATGATCCAATGGGAAAGGCTCAAGCTAAAGCGCTCCTGCGCAGTTCCTCACGACAGCCCTCGATGATCTCTGACCTGATCCAACTCCTGCGCTGCATCAGCAAGCAAGGAGTTTCAGTCCCGGCCGGTAGCCGCATCCCTGTCCTGAAAAGATTCAGTACTGGCCATTCCCATGCCTGTAACAAGCGTGTACGCAGAGAGGCTAAGTGGAAGTCTCTGCATGACCTAACAGAGGAATTTGATGATCAATACACGCCTGCCACTGCGGAG AGCGAGCTTCATCGACTGGAGTCCATCAACAAGCAGCTCAATGAAGAGCTCATCCAGGCAAAAAGCACTCATGAGAACCTGACAAAGACGCTGGAAGAAACCGAGAGTGAAAGCaag ACACTGTCAGTAAGGCTGGACGAGAGAGAGAATGAACTCCACAGGGAGAAGAAAAACGGCCTAAAGCGAGACAAAACCATCCAAGGGCTCATGCAGGTcctcaaagaaaaagagaaagag ATTGCAGAGTTGTGTCATGAGATTGAGGACCGTGATGATGCTCTCGCTAAGGCTAGGGAGACAGCGCACAAGGTCCAGATGCAGAAATATCAG GGAACAGAAGAGCACCAAACTCTATTAATGGCCAAGCAAACAGAGCTGGTCCAGCTCCAAGGCGAGCACCACGCCAAGGTACTCGAAGCCCAAAAGCTGCAGCGGGCCCTGGACAGGAGGGAGCAGGAGCTGTCTGACTTGCAGCGGGCAAAGGAGCAGCTCGAGGTGGAGCTGGAAGACCTGcaacagcagaagaagaagggaGACAAAGCCGTGAAT GATCTGAACAACCAACTGAAAAAGCTAAGCAGCGAGATCGGGGAGAGGGAAAGTTTTCTGGAGCAGCATTACCAGGAGCTGTTGCACCAAACCCAAAGAAAAGTGCAGGCCCATGAAGTCACCATCCAACGGCTAACATCCACCTTGGCCGATAAAGAGCAGCAGTTACAG GAGTACATAAACATGGTCAGAGATATTGAGGAAAAGAAGAGCCCGCTAGGAAACGACAGCATGCTTGCTAAGCTGCGCCAAAGGCTGAAAGAAAAGGAGAAAGCACTGGAG CAAGCGCTGGACGAGAGGTTTGTGGCCATTGAGGAGAAGGACAACGAAATCCACCAGCTGCAGCTGTCGCTCAGGGAGAAGGAGAGAGATCTGGAGAGGCTCAATAGCTTGCTGTCACGCAACGAGGAAACTATTAAT AGTTTTGATAGCTTGATCAAGGAGAAGGATGTGGAACTACAGCACCTTGCAAACACACTAAAGAACCTGCAAAGGGCCAAGCAAGACGTGGAGGACAACCTGAACAGGTCGCTGAGGGAGAAAGACGCCATTATCAGTCAGCTGCAACTCTCCCTCGACGGCAAGACCAAAGATTTAGAG GAAATGTCTGAATCGGTGCCGAGCAAGTCGCAAAGTTACGACTTGGCCGAGCAGATGGGTCAGAGGTTAAAGGTGAAAGAGGCAATGCTGGCTGAGGCTATGAACGCCAGGGAAAGGCTTGTCGCCGACAACGAGGCCGCCGTGGAAGGACTGCTGGCTACGATTAATAGCAAAGACCAACTCATCAAG GAGTCCGCTGAGCACTACAACCGCATGCTGTCCGAACGCTCCAAGGAGATCCAGGAGCTGAGGAGGCAGCTGTCTGACCGGCAACAGCAACTGACCGCCGCTGAGAGGCAGTGCTCCACGGCGGCCCAAAAGGACTCTTTGGAAACCGCCAAGCTCAGAGAGCTCCTCGCTGAAAAAGACAGCATCATCGAC AGACTCCTCCAACGTGCTGAGGAGACCGAGTACGACAAGGAGCCAGATTATGTGCTAGATCTGAGACAAACCATCCAGATCATGCAGGAGAAGTTGGACGGGCAAGAAG CTGAGCTCTCCAGGAGGAACAGCGACGAGAGCGTGGAGAGCATTCCACTCTCCAAGAAGACCGTTGTAATCCTTAAGAAAGAGCTGGCACAGAAAACAGAGGCTCTCAACAAAGCGGTGAAGAGGGAGAACGAACTGAAG ATGTCTCTGGTGGAACTCCAGTCGTTGCTTTCTGAGCTGGAGGGCCGCAGTGAAGGCCAAGCTGCCAATATTGAGTCCCTGGTTGCCACCCTGGAGACCAAGGATGAGATCATCCAT GACCTCCAGCAGCGTCTCTGCCAGCCAGGGGACACTCAGGGTGATCGTGCCCAGGATCGGGTCATTGGCAGCAGCATGGATCGATTGCCTTCAGGGCTCCCTCAAAGAGAGAGAACCATGATTGGCGGAGACAGCCAGCAAGAA GCACTGCCCAGTCTGGTAGCTTTGCAGCAGGAGCACAAGGCTCTCAACAAAGCGCTGAGGGCCGAGCAACAGCTTTACTCCAGCCTGGTCAGGACTGTGAAGGAGCAGGACAG tGCCCAACGTCTCCACGCTCTGCAGCTGGAGCTGACGGCAGTGCAGCTCCTCAGGCAACAGCTGGAGGACGGCATCAAAGCCAACGAGGAGCTCAGGGACGACTTGGAGAGAGAGCTAGACAGAGCCAAAGTCAGAGAAG GCGTGAGCGTGGTCGATCCCAAAGAACTGGAGAGCGTTCAGCATCAGCTGGAAGATGCCCAGCGCTGGAATGCCTCTTTGCAGGCCCGCTTTGGGGCGATCCAGAACCGCGGTGGTGGAGTGGGCGGGGCCAACGACTGTG GAGACTCGCTGAGCTTCGCCGGCGACCAGACCTCTTACATGAGTATCTGTGTGGGTGAGGGGCACGACGACAGATCGCATCAGGAGCTCAAACAGAAG GTACTagagctgcaggactgtgtcAAAAGGCTTCAGGCTATAAACAAGGAGGAGAAAAACCCAGCCAGCGGTCATCCCTGGAAACAG CAGCCAGACACCACAAGGATTACGGAGGTGCCACCTGTAGATGATCAGACACGCCGATCTCAAGATCAAGCGAGTCAGACGGACATCTCTCTGGGGCAG TCGCCAGTGGATGAGAGTGTGGACAGCGGTCTGGGCCAGAGCAGAGAGCATGCTCAGTGTGCCGCTGCAGAGACCGATTCTGTAAATTGTCTGCTGACCGACAGTGGTGCTACATCACTCCTGCAACTTAG AGAGGAAGTCGTCAGGCTAAAGGCTGAAAACGTGCAACTGCGAGGTCTGTTGAAGGAACAAAAGTCCAGCGAGAGCAAAGAGAAGGAGAGCACGGATGCGTCTGGGAACAGCAGCGACGGGCAGGCTGAGTTAAGACGGAGCCGGGAAACTTTGCGGGCTCAAACTAAGGACAAAGAGGAGGAAGGCGCTAAGGATAGGGGGACCCTGGTCACCACTGAGGGAGTGGGAACTCTGCAAGCTGGCCACCACAGCAAGATTACAAATCACAGG gCCGGTTTAAGATCTCGTCTGCCTGTCCCGGTGAGGCCGAGAGCGGAAGCTTGCAGCGACACACATTCAGAGCCATGTAAAGCAGACGCAGCGCAGCACCTTCACACAGACTCTGACCAGAAGTCGTTTGGAGACTCCACCGCATCATCGCAGCCGAGTGCCGGCCCCTCTTCATCCCACGGCCATGCTCACGATAGCAGCTATCCTGCCACGCGCACGCCTGACGACACCCAGGCCCACGCTGCTCTTTTTGCCCAGCTGGAGCTCCTCCACCAGGAGTGCCAGGACAAGGAGGCTTTGATCAACAAGCTGGGCGAGCAGCTGGTTGACTGGGAAGAACTCCACGCGCAGCTCCGGGACAAGGAGCATCTCAATAGCCAATACGTGGTGGCCTTGAAAGCTGCCGAGTCCACCATCGCATACCTGACCGCCTGCAGTCTGGACAGCCAGGGTGGGTCTGGACCAGGCGCAGGGTCCGCTTCTGTGACCTGCAACAGCACGCACCTGGATTTACAGAAAGTGCTCCATGAGAAAGAGGTTATCAGCAAGCAACTTACACAACATTTGAACTTGGCAGAGAAGCACATCTCGTCACCAGACAGCCAGGAAAAGCGGGCAGAATTTGCAGATCTCCGTTTGAAGATAGAGGCAGTGAACGCGTCGTCAAATGAGCAGAGATCCTTAGCTGTCTTTGGAGGACCTGAGGGTTTGGTGCAAAATGATTCTTTGCAGGGTAGGCCAAGACAGAGAAATTCCACGCAGACCGCATCAGAATCTCTCACAGAAAAAGAGTTGAAGGATCAGCGAAGCACAAGCGAAAGTTCAAATCTTGTTTCAAATAAGGGGATGACCAAAGTTCTTGCGAAATGCCTTAGCTTGGTAGAATCGGTCATTGCTTCTCTAGCAGCAGTCTGCACAAATAACAGCTCATTCACCAACCCTGAGCTACAGGAGCATTTGGACAACCTCCAGAGGGCTCTACAAAACAGACAAGAACTGGAGCACCTGACTCAAGCCACTCAACCAAGCAGTCACTCTGAAGAGCTTCTCAACTCTGAGCTCCATCGCAATCTGCGACTCCTCTCCAAGGTCCTTGCCGATCACTCTCAGAGGATTTGTGAGCTCCAGGCCACCCTGCAGGAGGAGAGGGCCCGTCGGGAAGAGAGCGAGGCCCACGCGGCGCTTTCAGATGCCAAGGGCTTAGCACCGAACGTTCAGGCCCAGCTGGAGACTCTGCACAAGGCGCtgagggagaagaaaaaagcctGCAAAAACCTGGAGGAGAAACTGGCCACGGCTCAATCCACACCGTCCCCAAATAACACCACACGCAAAG CTGTGGAGCAGGATGACAAAAGTGTGCAGGTGGATTTGCAGGACCTTGGTTACGAAACCACGGGCAAGAGTGAGAACGATAGGGAAGAGAGCAGTAGCACAG TGTTTAAAGAATCCCTGTTTTACTATCCCCATCCCTCCACGGATCCAGACCTCGAGATAGGTGTCAAAGCAAGCGGAAGCGCTTCTAGTCTCCCTTTGCTGCTGAGTCAAGAGCAGGCGCACTTTTCCTCCACTGAACATCTGGACTCCACCTCCAGCACACCGTACCCGAGTTCCCCGACCTTGAGCTCGGCCAAG ATCAGTCTGAAAAGCCTGCAGACCTACGAGGAATACGGTCTCTCCGAGGACCCGCTGCAGCTTCAGGCGCAGGTACGAGAGTTGAAGATTCAGTTGGAAAGCCAGACCAAACTCGTCAGCCAGATGCAAAGTCTTGTGCGGAGAAACTCCATCAACCTAGTGGCAGGCCACCGCTCTGACCAATCCACTAATCGGGATGGAACACAGGGCCGTCACCCGAGGCCCAGTAGGGAGCAGATGCGGGAGAACGAGGGTGATGGAAAGGACCAGTCCATTAGGAGTGAAGCCAGCGAGGCGGCAGGAAAGAAGGGCATGAAGGAGCAGCTGCAGCACTCTCGCAGCCGTTCTACATCCCCTGCCAG CTTGGACTCTCTGGTGCAGTCGCAGGCCAGGGAGCTGTCGCAGCTCAGGCAGCAGATCAAGGAGAGCCGGCGGCTGGGCAGCCTACAGCGTCGTCAGATGGGGGAACTGAGCAGGGCCTTTCAGGAGCTGCTCCAGTCCAGCCAGGTGGACTGCTACATGGGCGAGGTGGTCAAGGGGCAGCTGGACAAGACCCTGAGCATTCTTGATCGGCTGGAGGGACGCCTGGACAAAG GAGAGACTCATCAGGATAATGAAGACGTGGCGTCTCTGGACCGTTCTCGCAG GTTGGCCAAAGAACTTCAGGAGAAGAACCGCCTCATCCAGAGCCTGCAGAGTCAGGTCCGAGGTCAGAGTCCCAGCAGCCCCCACAGCTCCCACTCAGATGGACACCCCTCGGACGGGGCCGCATCCTCCTGCTACGGTAGCCCGCCCGTGCAAG GGGGAGGAACGGAGGCGGCGGGCGTGTCCGGCGACCAGGAAGCGGGCGGCCGACTGCTGGGCTTGCAGAGGGAGAACGGACTCCTTCACGAGCGGCTGAGGAGCAGCGAGCACCTCAACGGCAGCTTGCGTAGCGAGCTGGAGCTGCACCTGTCCGTCATGGCGCATCAGCAGGACCGCGATTCTCTGACGCAAGCGACAAAGCGCGCTGAGGGGGGGGGCTCGGCGGCAATCGCCTCTGCGGAAGCGCGGGCCGTCGATTCAG ACCTGCTGGCCGAGCACCTCGAGGAGATCCGAGCTCTGAGGCGGCGCCTGGAAGAGAGCATCTCCACCAACGACCGCctcagggagcagctggagaggAGGCTCGCCGAGGTGGAGAAAGACACAG CCACCAACATCTTCATCCACGGCAACGAGGATCAAGCGCAGCTGGTCAACGAGGTCCGCTTCCTGTGGGGTCAGAACCAAGACCTGAAGGAGCAGCTCCAACAGGAGTCCAAAG ACAAACAGCGGGAGCGCGAGCGGCTGCGGGACAACCTGGCGAGGCGCACGGCCAAGCTGGAGCAGAGCAGGCAGGAGAGCGACGTCCTGAGGCAGGAGAACGCCAGGCTGCGGGACAAGCTGGATCTCGGCGGCCGAGAGAACGCCAGGCTGCTCCGATCGCTGCGCGCCAGCGAGGACCGGCTGCGCAG TTTGCAGTGCGAGGCGAAGCTCCTGCGGCAGCAGGTGACCGACTCGCAGCGCCTCCTGCAGTCGCTGCGCGTGGAGCTGCAAGTTCACGAGAAGATGGAGACGGCGACGCAGGGTCAAA CCGGCAGCACGACGCAGGATCCGGCCCGCCCTCCCTCCGGCACGCCGGACCTGTCCGAGCTGCTGTCGGAGATCCGCCGCCTGCGGCTGCAGCTGGAGAGGAGCATCCGCGCCAACACCACGCTGCGCCAGAGGCTGGAGGAGCAGCTGTGGCGAGGAGCCGGCCACTCCGAAACCATCAACGTCAACTACCTGCTCTCCTCTGCAG ATGAAGGAAGCGGGCCGCCCGGTCGTGAAGGCGCCGACGTTCTCGTCCACGGTGACGGCGCAAATGGTAATCGGGCGCGCTGCGAGGtgggcggcgacggcggcggtAGCAGCAGTTCCGGCGAGAGCGTGACCGCCGCCCCCTACCGCCTGGTGCCGGGCCACCGCCTGTGGGCCAACCGCAACGGGCGCCACATCCTGGCGCTGGTGGAGGACTACAGCGCCCTCCGCAGGCACATCTCGGAAGGATGCAAGCTCTCGCGCGGCATGGATGTGCGACTCCATCAGTGTTTCAAcagcaag GTGATGGACGAGGAGAGCGTGAAGCTGTTATCCGGCGACGTGAGCACCGTCCAGCAGGTTCTGGACGAGGCCGCCCGCCTGCTCAAGCTGGTGTGGAGGGTCTCTCTGCCAGCAGGGGGCGCCGGGGCTGGGGGCAACAACCAGCAG GACGATCTGAAGAAGGAGATCTCCCGTTTGAAGAGCAGACTGTCTCAGCAGGAGAGAATGCTGAGCGGAGCCGTCAAACGCCTGCGAACCACCAACCAGCTCAAGGAGGGCATGGAGCGGGTCATCGTCGACCAGC TGTCTCTCACCCACGGCGTGTTAAAGAAAGCCCGCGGCAATTTAGAG AAAAATCACTGTTACCTCTTTGGCCCACAAGGCCCGACTGGAGGACAAG GAGGTGCCTGTAAATGGCCAATAGGGGGCGTCGACGTGTACACCTCAGACGAGCAGTGA